A portion of the Microlunatus phosphovorus NM-1 genome contains these proteins:
- the rpsQ gene encoding 30S ribosomal protein S17 yields the protein MSESVNETVEVVETPDEVVEVVTEEAGEERGTRKVREGYVVSDKMDKTVVVAVEDRVKHRLYGKVLRQTNRLKAHDETNSAGVGDRVRIMETRPLSATKRWRLVKILEKAK from the coding sequence ATGAGTGAGAGCGTGAACGAGACCGTCGAGGTCGTCGAGACCCCGGACGAGGTCGTCGAGGTCGTGACCGAGGAGGCCGGCGAGGAGCGCGGCACCCGCAAGGTCCGCGAGGGCTACGTGGTCAGCGACAAGATGGATAAGACCGTCGTGGTCGCCGTGGAGGACCGGGTGAAGCACCGGCTGTACGGCAAGGTGCTGCGGCAGACGAACCGGCTGAAGGCGCACGACGAGACCAACAGCGCCGGTGTCGGTGACCGGGTTCGGATCATGGAGACCCGGCCGCTGTCGGCCACGAAGCGCTGGCGTCTCGTCAAGATCCTCGAGAAGGCCAAGTAA
- the rplV gene encoding 50S ribosomal protein L22 has protein sequence MSKDSRPSRRQALLGDRPGSYAIARQVRVSPTKARRVVDLVRGLPVDDALSTLQFAPQAASEPVYKVLASAVANAENTDNLKRADLYVSQAFVDEGMTMRRIRARAKGSASRILKRSSHITVVVEPKEA, from the coding sequence ATGAGCAAGGACTCACGTCCCAGCCGCCGCCAGGCGCTGCTCGGCGACCGTCCCGGTTCGTACGCCATCGCGCGTCAGGTCCGGGTCAGCCCGACCAAGGCCCGCCGCGTGGTCGACCTGGTCCGTGGGCTGCCCGTGGACGATGCGCTGTCCACGCTGCAGTTCGCGCCGCAGGCGGCCAGCGAGCCGGTCTACAAGGTGCTGGCCAGCGCCGTCGCCAACGCGGAGAACACCGACAACCTGAAGCGTGCGGATCTGTACGTGTCGCAGGCGTTCGTCGATGAGGGCATGACCATGCGCCGGATCCGGGCTCGGGCCAAGGGCTCGGCCAGCCGGATCCTCAAGCGGTCCTCCCACATCACCGTCGTCGTCGAGCCCAAGGAGGCCTGA
- the rpmC gene encoding 50S ribosomal protein L29: MAKTATAAELRGLSRDELNTKVRELKEELFSLRFQAATGQLESHGRLRAVRKDIARIYTVIQERTLGIVDDPDAAEVVEAEKVEA, from the coding sequence ATGGCGAAGACCGCCACCGCAGCTGAGCTGCGCGGACTGAGCCGGGACGAGCTCAACACCAAGGTGCGCGAGCTGAAGGAGGAGCTGTTCTCGCTCCGCTTCCAGGCCGCCACCGGGCAGCTGGAGTCGCACGGTCGACTCCGCGCCGTACGCAAGGACATCGCCCGGATCTACACGGTCATCCAGGAACGCACCCTGGGCATCGTGGACGACCCGGACGCCGCCGAGGTCGTCGAGGCGGAGAAGGTAGAGGCCTGA
- the rplN gene encoding 50S ribosomal protein L14: MIQQESRLKVADNTGAKEILCIRVLGGSGRRYAGIGDVIVATVKDAIPGGNVKKGDVVKAVVVRTVKERRRADGSYIKFDENAAVILKNDGEPRGTRIFGPVGRELREKRFMRIISLAPEVI, translated from the coding sequence ATGATCCAGCAGGAGTCGCGGCTCAAGGTCGCCGACAACACCGGTGCGAAGGAGATCCTTTGCATCCGGGTGCTCGGCGGCTCCGGTCGCCGCTACGCCGGCATCGGCGACGTGATCGTCGCCACCGTCAAGGACGCGATCCCCGGCGGGAACGTGAAGAAGGGCGACGTGGTCAAGGCCGTCGTCGTCCGTACGGTGAAGGAGCGTCGGCGTGCCGACGGTTCCTACATCAAGTTCGACGAGAACGCCGCCGTGATCTTGAAGAACGACGGCGAGCCGCGCGGCACCCGCATCTTCGGTCCGGTCGGCCGCGAGCTGCGCGAGAAGCGCTTCATGCGCATCATCTCGCTCGCCCCGGAGGTGATCTGA
- the rplP gene encoding 50S ribosomal protein L16 — MLVPRRVKFRKQHHPKRTGAAKGGTKLAFGEFGIQAIEASYLTNRQIESARIAMTRHIKRGGKVWINVYPDRPLTKKPAETRMGSGKGSPEWWIANIKPGRVLFELSGVSEEVAREAMRLAIHKLPMKARFIKREAGEY, encoded by the coding sequence ATGTTGGTTCCCCGCAGGGTGAAGTTCCGCAAGCAGCACCACCCCAAGCGGACCGGCGCAGCCAAGGGCGGCACCAAGCTGGCCTTCGGTGAGTTCGGCATCCAGGCGATCGAGGCCTCGTACCTGACCAACCGGCAGATCGAGTCCGCGCGTATCGCCATGACCCGGCACATCAAGCGTGGCGGCAAGGTGTGGATCAACGTCTATCCCGACCGCCCGCTGACCAAGAAGCCGGCCGAGACCCGGATGGGTTCCGGCAAGGGCTCGCCGGAGTGGTGGATCGCGAACATCAAGCCGGGCCGGGTGCTCTTCGAGCTGTCCGGCGTGAGCGAGGAAGTGGCTCGCGAGGCCATGCGGCTGGCGATCCACAAGCTGCCGATGAAGGCACGGTTCATCAAGCGTGAAGCAGGTGAGTACTGA
- the rpsJ gene encoding 30S ribosomal protein S10, translating into MAGQKIRIRLKAYDHEVIDSSARKIVDTVTRTGARVAGPVPLPTEKNVYCVIRSPHKYKDSREHFEMRTHKRLIDIIDPTPKTVDSLMRLDLPAGVDIEIKL; encoded by the coding sequence GTGGCGGGACAAAAGATCCGCATCAGGCTCAAGGCCTATGACCACGAGGTCATCGACTCCTCTGCGCGCAAGATCGTCGATACGGTCACGCGCACCGGGGCGCGGGTGGCCGGTCCGGTGCCGCTGCCGACGGAGAAGAACGTGTACTGCGTGATTCGTTCTCCGCATAAGTACAAGGACAGCCGGGAGCACTTCGAGATGCGGACGCACAAGCGTCTGATCGACATCATCGACCCGACCCCCAAGACCGTCGACTCGCTGATGCGGCTGGATCTGCCTGCCGGCGTCGACATCGAGATCAAGCTCTGA
- the rplW gene encoding 50S ribosomal protein L23, which yields MSNALKVHDHRDVLLAPVVSEKSYGLLDENKYTFLVAPGANKTEIKIAVETIFKVKVTGVNTINRQGKKRRTRSGMGKRPDTKRAIVTVADGEHIDIFSGPVG from the coding sequence ATGAGCAACGCACTCAAGGTTCATGACCATCGTGACGTGCTGCTGGCACCGGTGGTGAGCGAGAAGAGCTACGGCCTGCTCGACGAGAACAAGTACACCTTCCTCGTCGCACCCGGCGCCAACAAGACCGAGATCAAGATCGCCGTCGAGACGATCTTCAAGGTCAAGGTCACCGGAGTGAACACCATCAACCGCCAGGGCAAGAAGCGGCGGACCCGGTCGGGCATGGGCAAGCGTCCCGACACCAAGCGGGCCATCGTGACCGTGGCTGACGGTGAGCACATCGACATCTTCTCCGGCCCGGTCGGCTGA
- the rplX gene encoding 50S ribosomal protein L24: MTKNKLHVIKGDRVKVIAGKDKGAVGEIIAVHPESSRVTVSGVNIVKRHLRDTSAQPQGRQTKGGIVSSEAPIHVSNVQLLVKNSDGDEVVTRVGYNRVEVTKRRPDGSEYTGTRSIRIARATGEEI, from the coding sequence ATGACGAAGAACAAATTGCACGTGATCAAGGGTGACCGGGTGAAGGTCATCGCAGGCAAGGACAAGGGCGCGGTCGGCGAGATCATCGCCGTGCATCCGGAGTCCTCGCGCGTCACGGTGTCCGGCGTGAACATCGTCAAGCGGCACCTGCGCGACACCTCGGCGCAGCCGCAGGGACGCCAGACCAAGGGCGGGATCGTCTCCTCCGAGGCGCCGATCCACGTGTCCAACGTCCAGCTGCTGGTCAAGAACAGCGACGGCGACGAGGTCGTGACCCGGGTCGGTTACAACCGGGTCGAGGTGACCAAGCGTCGTCCCGACGGCTCGGAGTACACCGGTACCCGCAGCATCCGGATCGCCCGTGCGACCGGAGAGGAGATCTGA
- a CDS encoding CDP-alcohol phosphatidyltransferase family protein has product MTRPWQPVAAGALVEGAGLVVAGGAGLVMPAPALVAALGYVGGAAAILTYWGKRRLGAANLVTLARVIGTCWVIGLTLEAWFGHLGSAGLLVMIVIGVCCLILDGLDGAIARHRGEASAFGARFDMETDAALLMSLSLAVSTLGIAGWWVLAIGLMRYAYVAAAWIGPARLRSALRLRLPYRYSRKVIAVVQGVALLAALAVEAAGLNTRVPMLPTLLLAPALALLTWSFGRDVIWQLTRLRTI; this is encoded by the coding sequence GTGACCCGCCCGTGGCAGCCAGTGGCCGCCGGAGCTCTGGTGGAGGGTGCTGGGCTGGTCGTGGCTGGGGGAGCGGGGCTGGTGATGCCGGCACCGGCCCTGGTCGCGGCGCTGGGTTACGTCGGGGGCGCGGCCGCCATCCTCACTTACTGGGGAAAGCGGCGACTGGGCGCGGCCAACCTGGTCACCCTGGCCCGGGTCATCGGCACCTGCTGGGTGATCGGGCTGACCCTGGAGGCATGGTTCGGCCATCTCGGTTCGGCTGGATTGCTCGTGATGATCGTCATCGGTGTCTGCTGTCTGATCTTGGACGGTCTGGACGGTGCCATTGCTCGCCATCGCGGTGAGGCGTCCGCGTTCGGCGCGCGGTTCGACATGGAGACCGACGCCGCGCTCCTGATGAGTCTGAGCCTGGCGGTGTCGACCCTCGGCATCGCGGGTTGGTGGGTGCTGGCGATCGGCCTGATGCGGTACGCGTACGTGGCCGCCGCCTGGATCGGCCCCGCCCGACTCCGGTCGGCGCTGCGGCTGCGGCTGCCGTACCGCTATTCACGGAAGGTGATCGCTGTCGTCCAGGGCGTCGCGCTGTTGGCCGCACTCGCGGTCGAGGCGGCCGGGCTCAACACACGGGTGCCGATGCTGCCGACTCTGCTGCTCGCTCCCGCTCTGGCCCTGCTCACCTGGTCCTTCGGCCGCGACGTCATCTGGCAACTGACGCGGCTTCGCACCATCTGA
- the rpsC gene encoding 30S ribosomal protein S3, whose product MGQKINPNGFRLGITTDHRSRWYADKLYSAYVGEDVKIRKMLTKNLERAGISSVEIERTRDRVRVDIYTARPGIVIGRNGAEAERVRGELEKLTGKQVQLNILEVKNPEIDAQLVAQGVAEQLASRVQFRRAMRKAQQSAMRAGAQGIRIQCSGRLGGAEMSRSEFYREGRVPLHTLRADIDYGFFEARTTFGRIGVKVWIYKGDVSGTRAERAAQKAARSAAGGRNRPGRPARGDRPGRGDRPERGGRRRQEAAAESAAPLTESVASETAGQEA is encoded by the coding sequence ATGGGTCAGAAGATCAACCCGAACGGCTTCCGGCTCGGCATCACCACCGACCATCGCAGCCGTTGGTATGCCGACAAGCTCTACAGCGCGTACGTCGGCGAGGACGTCAAGATCCGCAAGATGTTGACCAAGAACCTCGAGCGGGCCGGCATCTCCAGCGTGGAGATCGAGCGGACCCGGGACCGGGTGCGGGTGGACATCTACACCGCCCGTCCGGGCATCGTCATCGGCCGCAACGGCGCCGAGGCGGAGCGCGTCCGTGGCGAGCTGGAGAAGCTCACCGGCAAGCAGGTGCAGTTGAACATCCTCGAGGTGAAGAACCCCGAGATCGACGCGCAACTGGTCGCCCAGGGCGTTGCCGAGCAGCTGGCCTCCCGGGTGCAGTTCCGTCGGGCCATGCGCAAGGCGCAGCAGAGCGCCATGCGCGCCGGTGCCCAGGGCATCCGGATCCAGTGCTCCGGTCGTCTGGGCGGCGCCGAGATGAGCCGGTCGGAGTTCTACCGCGAAGGCCGGGTGCCGCTGCACACGCTGCGCGCGGACATCGACTACGGCTTCTTCGAGGCGCGTACCACCTTCGGCCGGATCGGCGTGAAGGTCTGGATCTACAAGGGCGACGTCTCCGGGACCCGCGCCGAGCGCGCGGCCCAGAAGGCGGCCCGCAGCGCGGCCGGCGGTCGCAACCGTCCGGGTCGTCCGGCCCGCGGTGACCGTCCGGGTCGGGGCGATCGTCCCGAGCGCGGCGGTCGTCGTCGCCAGGAGGCCGCCGCCGAGAGCGCGGCGCCGCTGACCGAGTCGGTGGCGTCCGAGACCGCAGGACAGGAGGCCTGA
- the rpsS gene encoding 30S ribosomal protein S19: MPRSLKKGPFVDDHLTKKVDAQNAKGTKNVIKTWSRRSMIVPDMIGHTIAVHDGRKHVPVFITDSMVGHKLGEFAPTRTFRGHEKDDRKSRRR, from the coding sequence ATGCCACGCAGCCTGAAGAAGGGCCCGTTCGTCGACGACCACCTCACCAAGAAGGTGGACGCGCAGAACGCCAAGGGCACCAAGAACGTGATCAAGACCTGGTCACGCCGCTCGATGATCGTGCCGGACATGATCGGCCACACCATCGCGGTGCACGACGGTCGCAAGCACGTCCCGGTGTTCATCACCGACTCCATGGTCGGTCACAAGCTGGGGGAGTTCGCCCCGACTCGGACCTTCCGGGGTCACGAGAAGGACGACCGGAAGTCCCGCCGCCGCTGA
- the rplC gene encoding 50S ribosomal protein L3 translates to MSAEKKVKGLLGTKLGMTQLWDENNRVIPVTVIQAGPCVVTQVRTPESDGYSAVQLGFGAIKAKQVTKPTAGHFAKADVTPRKHLVELRTSDASEYALGQELTAEVFEAAEVVDVTGVSKGKGTAGVMKRHGFGGLRATHGVHRKHRSPGSIGGCATPGRVFKGLRMAGRMGNERVTVQNLTVHSVDADRGLILVKGAVPGNKGGLVVLRSAAKKGEVA, encoded by the coding sequence ATGAGCGCTGAGAAGAAGGTGAAGGGTCTGCTGGGCACCAAGCTCGGCATGACCCAGCTCTGGGACGAGAACAACCGCGTCATCCCGGTCACGGTGATCCAGGCCGGTCCGTGCGTCGTCACCCAGGTCCGCACTCCCGAGTCCGACGGCTACTCCGCCGTCCAGCTCGGCTTCGGTGCGATCAAGGCCAAGCAGGTGACCAAGCCGACCGCCGGGCACTTCGCCAAGGCCGATGTGACCCCGCGCAAGCACCTGGTGGAGCTGCGCACCAGCGACGCCAGTGAGTACGCCCTGGGCCAGGAGCTCACCGCCGAGGTGTTCGAGGCCGCCGAGGTCGTCGACGTCACCGGTGTGAGCAAGGGCAAGGGCACCGCGGGTGTCATGAAGCGGCACGGCTTCGGCGGTCTGCGGGCCACCCACGGTGTGCACCGCAAGCACCGCTCGCCGGGCTCCATCGGTGGCTGCGCCACCCCGGGCCGGGTGTTCAAGGGCCTGCGGATGGCCGGCCGGATGGGCAATGAGCGCGTCACGGTGCAGAACCTGACCGTGCACAGCGTGGACGCCGACCGCGGTCTGATCCTGGTCAAGGGCGCCGTGCCCGGCAACAAGGGTGGCCTCGTGGTCCTGCGCAGCGCTGCCAAGAAGGGAGAGGTGGCATGA
- the rplR gene encoding 50S ribosomal protein L18 produces the protein MAVSLSHNKHTAAKKASRLRRQVRVRKKISGSPERPRLVVSKSAKHIYAQVIDDVAGRTLASASTMEADVRGAEGDKSAKAKQVGLELATRAKAAGVEQVVFDRAGHKYHGRIAALADGAREGGLGF, from the coding sequence ATGGCCGTCTCGCTGTCACACAACAAGCACACGGCTGCCAAGAAGGCCTCGCGGCTGCGGCGGCAGGTCCGCGTACGCAAGAAGATCTCCGGTTCGCCGGAGCGTCCCCGCCTGGTGGTCTCCAAGTCCGCCAAGCACATCTACGCCCAGGTGATCGACGACGTCGCGGGCCGTACGCTCGCGTCGGCCTCGACCATGGAGGCCGACGTGCGCGGTGCCGAGGGCGACAAGAGCGCCAAGGCCAAGCAGGTCGGTCTCGAGCTGGCGACCCGGGCCAAGGCGGCCGGGGTCGAGCAGGTCGTCTTCGACCGCGCCGGGCACAAGTACCACGGTCGGATCGCCGCGCTGGCTGACGGCGCGCGCGAGGGTGGCCTCGGATTCTGA
- the rplD gene encoding 50S ribosomal protein L4: MSETRSIDVIDADGGTSGSVELPADLFDVNANIPLIHQVVVAQLAAARQGTHAVKTRSEVAGGGAKPYRQKGTGRARQGSIRAPQYTGGGIVHGPQPRDYAQRTPKKMIAAALRGALSDRARDGRVHVVADLTIGDAPSTKTALSVVAKALGTDKVAGKVLVVLHRDEDLAWISLRNVAALHVITADQLNAYDVLVNDDVVFTSAALNAYVAGPAKGKASKAVATESEVAEEELR, encoded by the coding sequence ATGAGCGAGACCCGTTCCATTGATGTCATCGACGCCGACGGCGGCACCAGCGGCTCGGTCGAGCTGCCGGCCGACCTGTTCGACGTCAACGCGAACATTCCGCTGATCCACCAGGTCGTGGTGGCCCAGCTGGCCGCGGCCCGGCAGGGCACGCACGCGGTCAAGACCCGCTCCGAGGTGGCCGGCGGCGGCGCCAAGCCGTACCGGCAGAAGGGCACCGGCCGCGCCCGCCAGGGCTCGATCCGCGCTCCGCAGTACACCGGTGGCGGCATCGTGCACGGCCCGCAGCCGCGCGACTACGCCCAGCGGACCCCGAAGAAGATGATCGCTGCCGCCCTGCGCGGGGCGCTCTCGGACCGGGCCCGTGACGGCCGGGTGCACGTGGTCGCCGACCTGACCATCGGCGATGCGCCCTCCACCAAGACCGCGCTGTCGGTCGTGGCCAAGGCGCTGGGCACCGACAAGGTCGCCGGCAAGGTGCTGGTCGTGCTGCACCGCGACGAGGATCTGGCCTGGATCAGCCTGCGCAACGTGGCCGCCCTGCACGTGATCACCGCCGACCAGCTGAACGCCTACGACGTGCTGGTCAACGATGACGTGGTCTTCACCTCGGCCGCGCTGAACGCGTACGTCGCCGGTCCGGCCAAGGGCAAGGCGAGCAAGGCCGTGGCCACCGAGTCCGAGGTTGCTGAGGAGGAACTGCGATGA
- the rpsH gene encoding 30S ribosomal protein S8, producing MTMTDPIADMLTRVRNASQAYHDTAVMPHSKIKVGIAEILANEGYIAGWTVSEPAEGEVGKTLSITLKYGQNRERSIAGVRRISKPGLRVYAKSSNLPKVLGGLGIAIISTSHGLMTDKQAHGQKVGGEVLAYVW from the coding sequence ATGACCATGACCGATCCGATTGCGGACATGTTGACGCGGGTGCGGAACGCTTCGCAGGCGTACCACGACACCGCGGTGATGCCGCACAGCAAGATCAAGGTGGGGATCGCCGAGATCTTGGCCAACGAGGGCTACATCGCGGGATGGACCGTGAGTGAGCCGGCGGAGGGCGAGGTCGGCAAGACCTTGTCGATCACGCTGAAGTACGGCCAGAACCGGGAGCGCTCGATCGCGGGCGTCCGCCGGATCTCCAAGCCCGGTCTGCGGGTGTACGCGAAGTCGTCCAACCTGCCCAAGGTTCTGGGCGGGCTCGGCATCGCGATCATCTCCACCTCGCACGGGCTGATGACCGACAAGCAGGCACACGGCCAGAAGGTGGGCGGGGAAGTCCTCGCCTACGTCTGGTGA
- a CDS encoding type Z 30S ribosomal protein S14 — MAKTGLKVKQARKPKFNVRAYTRCQKCGRPKAVYRKFGLCRICLRSMAHKGELPGITKSSW, encoded by the coding sequence ATGGCAAAGACAGGCCTCAAGGTCAAGCAGGCCCGCAAGCCGAAGTTCAACGTGCGTGCCTACACGCGCTGCCAGAAGTGCGGGCGGCCGAAGGCGGTGTACCGCAAGTTCGGTCTCTGCCGGATCTGCCTCCGCTCCATGGCACACAAGGGCGAGCTTCCGGGCATCACCAAGTCGTCCTGGTGA
- the rplF gene encoding 50S ribosomal protein L6 encodes MSRIGKLPIAVPSGVEVALDGQKVQVKGPKGTLEHVVAEPITIGRAENGEIEVKRPDDERLSKSLHGLTRTLVSNMVVGVTAGYEKKLEIVGVGYRVISKGPKELEFALGFSHPVKVTAPEGITFAVESNTKFSVQGIDKQQVGEVAANIRKLRKPEPYKGKGVRYAGEHVRRKVGKAGK; translated from the coding sequence ATGTCTCGCATTGGCAAGCTGCCGATCGCCGTTCCGTCCGGTGTCGAAGTGGCCCTTGACGGTCAGAAGGTCCAGGTCAAGGGCCCGAAGGGCACTCTCGAGCACGTCGTCGCCGAGCCGATCACCATCGGTCGCGCCGAGAACGGTGAGATCGAGGTCAAGCGGCCCGACGACGAGCGACTGAGCAAGTCGCTGCACGGGCTGACCCGGACCCTGGTCTCCAACATGGTGGTCGGCGTCACCGCCGGCTACGAGAAGAAGCTCGAGATCGTCGGCGTCGGCTATCGCGTGATCTCCAAGGGTCCGAAGGAGCTGGAGTTCGCACTCGGCTTCTCGCACCCGGTCAAGGTGACCGCGCCGGAGGGCATCACCTTCGCCGTGGAGTCGAACACCAAGTTCTCGGTCCAGGGGATCGACAAGCAGCAGGTCGGTGAGGTCGCGGCCAACATCCGCAAGCTGCGCAAGCCCGAGCCGTACAAGGGCAAGGGCGTGAGGTACGCGGGCGAGCACGTCCGCCGCAAGGTCGGAAAGGCTGGTAAGTGA
- the rplB gene encoding 50S ribosomal protein L2, with product MGIRKYKPTSPGRRGSSVADFVELTRSTPEKSLLAPSPKTGGRNNSGKITNRHVGGGHKQAYRLVDFKRYDKDGVPAKVAHIEYDPNRTARIALLHYADGEKRYILAPQGLRQGATVEAGEAADIKSGNNLPLRNIPVGTTVHAVELRPGGGAKLARSAGASIQLVAREGSHATLRMPSGEMRMVDVRCRATVGEVGNAEQSNINWGKAGRNRWKGKRPTVRGVAMNPIDHPHGGGEGKTSGGRHPVSPWGQPEGRTRDKNKASSRLIVRRRKSGKKR from the coding sequence ATGGGTATCCGTAAGTACAAGCCGACATCGCCGGGCCGTCGTGGCAGCAGCGTTGCCGACTTCGTCGAACTGACCCGGTCCACTCCGGAGAAGTCGCTGCTGGCCCCCAGCCCGAAGACCGGTGGCCGGAACAACTCCGGCAAGATCACCAACCGGCACGTGGGCGGCGGCCACAAGCAGGCCTACCGGCTGGTCGACTTCAAGCGGTACGACAAAGACGGGGTGCCGGCCAAGGTCGCGCACATCGAGTACGACCCGAATCGCACCGCCCGGATCGCGCTGCTGCACTACGCGGACGGCGAGAAGCGCTACATCCTGGCGCCGCAGGGCCTGCGCCAGGGTGCCACCGTCGAGGCCGGCGAGGCCGCCGACATCAAGTCCGGCAACAACCTGCCGCTGCGCAACATCCCGGTCGGCACCACGGTGCACGCCGTGGAGCTGCGTCCCGGCGGCGGTGCCAAGCTGGCCCGCTCGGCCGGTGCGTCGATCCAGCTGGTCGCCCGCGAGGGCAGCCACGCCACGCTGCGGATGCCGTCGGGCGAGATGCGGATGGTCGATGTGCGCTGCCGCGCGACCGTCGGTGAGGTGGGCAATGCCGAGCAGTCCAACATCAACTGGGGCAAGGCCGGCCGCAACCGTTGGAAGGGCAAGCGCCCGACCGTCCGGGGTGTGGCCATGAACCCGATCGACCACCCGCACGGTGGTGGTGAGGGCAAGACCTCCGGTGGTCGCCATCCGGTGTCGCCGTGGGGCCAGCCTGAGGGCCGGACCCGTGACAAGAACAAGGCGAGCAGTCGTCTGATCGTCCGTCGCCGCAAGTCCGGCAAGAAGCGCTGA
- a CDS encoding response regulator transcription factor, with amino-acid sequence MITVLLADDQAMIRQAFSALLQLEPDFEVVGQAGDVAETVRKVAELRPEVVLLDVQMPSPTDPHADGIDACATIMKAQPTTKVIILTTFGRPGYLRRAMEAGAVGYMVKDAPAERLTEGIRRVHAGLRVVDPVLAAASLSIGPSPLTGRETEVLTAAASGASTAVIAREVFLSEGTVRNHLSSAMGKLGAGTRAEAVRIATENGWLT; translated from the coding sequence ATGATCACCGTGCTGTTGGCCGACGACCAGGCCATGATCCGGCAGGCGTTCAGCGCGTTGCTCCAGCTCGAGCCCGACTTCGAGGTCGTGGGGCAGGCGGGTGACGTCGCCGAGACCGTCAGGAAGGTCGCCGAACTCCGGCCCGAGGTGGTGCTGCTCGATGTCCAGATGCCGTCGCCGACGGATCCGCATGCGGACGGGATCGACGCTTGCGCGACGATCATGAAGGCGCAGCCGACGACGAAGGTGATCATCTTGACCACGTTCGGTCGGCCCGGCTATCTGCGCCGGGCGATGGAGGCCGGGGCGGTCGGCTACATGGTCAAGGATGCTCCGGCGGAGCGGCTGACCGAGGGCATCCGGCGCGTCCATGCCGGCCTGCGGGTGGTCGATCCGGTGCTGGCCGCGGCCAGCCTGTCGATCGGTCCCTCACCCCTGACCGGCCGGGAGACCGAGGTGCTGACTGCTGCCGCGTCCGGCGCCTCGACGGCCGTAATCGCTCGTGAGGTGTTCTTGTCCGAGGGGACGGTGCGCAACCATCTCTCCTCGGCCATGGGCAAGCTGGGCGCGGGTACGCGGGCGGAGGCGGTCCGGATCGCCACCGAGAACGGATGGCTGACCTGA
- the rplE gene encoding 50S ribosomal protein L5 — MTATTTETRTVPRLKQRYREEIAPALHKEFNYPNVMQIPGLTKIVVNMGVGDAARDSKLIDGAVRDLTTITGQKPQVTRSRKSIAQFKLREGMPIGAHVTLRGDRMWEFADRLLTLALPRIRDFRGLNSHQFDGLGNYTFGLNEQVMFHEIDQDKIDRSRGMDITFVTTATNDDEGRALLRHLGFPFNDNPKPAKSKAKGPRYAVRKK; from the coding sequence ATGACCGCCACGACCACCGAGACTCGTACGGTGCCGCGGCTCAAGCAGCGCTATCGCGAAGAGATCGCGCCGGCGCTGCACAAGGAGTTCAACTACCCCAACGTGATGCAGATCCCCGGTCTGACCAAGATCGTGGTGAACATGGGTGTCGGCGACGCCGCCCGTGACTCCAAGCTGATCGACGGTGCCGTCCGTGACCTGACCACCATCACCGGCCAGAAGCCGCAGGTGACTCGCTCCCGCAAGTCCATCGCGCAGTTCAAGCTGCGTGAGGGGATGCCGATCGGTGCGCACGTCACGCTGCGCGGCGACCGGATGTGGGAGTTCGCCGACCGGCTGCTGACCCTGGCGTTGCCGCGGATCCGTGACTTCCGGGGGCTGAACAGCCACCAGTTCGACGGTCTGGGCAACTACACCTTCGGTCTCAACGAGCAGGTCATGTTCCACGAGATCGACCAGGACAAGATCGATCGCAGCCGGGGCATGGACATCACGTTCGTCACCACGGCGACGAACGACGACGAGGGTCGCGCGCTGCTTCGGCACCTGGGCTTCCCGTTCAACGACAACCCGAAGCCGGCGAAGTCGAAGGCCAAGGGCCCTCGCTACGCCGTACGCAAGAAGTGA